Proteins encoded within one genomic window of [Enterobacter] lignolyticus SCF1:
- the wcaI gene encoding colanic acid biosynthesis fucosyltransferase WcaI produces the protein MKILVYGINYAPELTGIGKYTGEMVEWLAREGHEVRVIAAPPYYPEWAVGERYSAWRYRREDGAATVWRCPLYVPKRPSTLKRLIHLGSFALSSFFPLMAQRRWKPDRIIGVVPTLFCTPGMRLLAKLSGARTLLHIQDYEVDAMLGLGMAGADKGGRFAKLAAAFERSGLHNVDNVSTISRSMMKKAQEKGVAAEKLIFFPNWSEVARFREVSAGQVTALRARLGLPEEKKIVLYSGNIGEKQGLENVVDAAALLQHQPWLFVIVGQGGGKARLEKMVSERGLRNVLFFPLQPYDALPALLKLGDCHLVIQKRGAADAVLPSKLTNILAVGGNAVITAEPQTELGQLCADRPGIAVCVAPESVAALVAGIDAALALPRENRLAHEYARSTLEKESVLKQFIADIRG, from the coding sequence ATGAAGATCCTGGTCTACGGTATCAACTACGCGCCTGAGCTGACCGGCATCGGCAAGTATACCGGCGAAATGGTCGAGTGGCTGGCGCGGGAAGGTCACGAGGTGCGGGTGATCGCCGCGCCGCCTTACTACCCGGAATGGGCGGTGGGCGAGCGCTACAGCGCCTGGCGCTACCGCCGGGAGGACGGAGCGGCGACCGTCTGGCGCTGCCCGCTGTACGTACCGAAACGGCCGTCGACGCTCAAACGGCTGATCCACTTAGGCAGCTTTGCGTTGAGCAGCTTTTTCCCGCTGATGGCCCAGCGTCGCTGGAAGCCGGATCGCATCATCGGCGTGGTGCCAACCCTGTTTTGTACGCCGGGGATGCGCCTGCTGGCGAAGCTTTCCGGCGCCCGTACCCTGCTGCATATCCAGGACTACGAAGTAGACGCCATGCTGGGTCTCGGCATGGCGGGGGCAGATAAAGGCGGCAGGTTTGCGAAGCTGGCCGCGGCGTTTGAGCGCAGCGGACTGCACAACGTCGACAACGTCTCCACCATTTCGCGCTCGATGATGAAAAAGGCGCAGGAAAAAGGGGTGGCGGCGGAGAAGCTGATTTTCTTCCCCAACTGGTCCGAAGTGGCCCGCTTTCGCGAGGTCAGCGCTGGCCAGGTCACGGCGCTGCGCGCCCGGCTGGGGCTGCCCGAGGAGAAAAAAATCGTCCTCTATTCGGGCAACATCGGGGAAAAGCAGGGGCTGGAAAACGTCGTCGATGCCGCCGCTTTGCTACAGCATCAGCCGTGGCTGTTCGTGATTGTCGGCCAGGGCGGCGGTAAGGCGCGTCTTGAAAAAATGGTCAGCGAGCGGGGGTTACGCAACGTGTTGTTCTTCCCGCTGCAGCCGTATGACGCGCTGCCCGCGCTGCTGAAACTGGGCGACTGCCACCTGGTTATCCAGAAGCGCGGCGCGGCGGACGCCGTGCTGCCTTCGAAGCTGACCAACATCCTCGCCGTGGGCGGCAACGCGGTGATCACCGCCGAGCCGCAGACCGAGCTCGGCCAGCTTTGCGCCGACCGCCCGGGCATTGCGGTCTGCGTGGCGCCGGAGTCGGTCGCGGCGCTGGTCGCAGGTATTGATGCCGCGCTGGCGCTGCCGCGCGAAAACCGGCTGGCGCACGAGTATGCCCGGAGCACGCTCGAAAAAGAGAGCGTGCTGAAACAATTTATTGCTGATATTCGGGGTTAG
- the cpsB gene encoding mannose-1-phosphate guanyltransferase, which produces MSQSQLFPVVMAGGSGSRLWPLSRVLYPKQFLCLKGDLTMLQATVNRLNGVECESPVVICNEQHRFIVAEQLRKLNKLTENIILEPAGRNTAPAIALAALAAKRRSPDSDPLMLVLAADHVIQDEAAFRRAVREAVAFAESGKLVTFGIVPDLPETGYGYIRRGQACPGENDALAFEVAQFVEKPNLETAQGYVSSGEYYWNSGMFLFRAGRYLEELNKFRPDIFSACQQAMSVVDPDLDFIRVDEAAFLACPEESVDYAVMERTADAVMVPMDAGWSDVGSWSSLWEISNHTAEGNVHHGDVISHKSENSYVYAESGLVTTVGVKDLVVVQTKDAVLIADRHAVQDVKKVVERIKADGRHEHHVHREVYRPWGKYDSIDSGERYQVKRITVKPGEGLSLQMHHHRAEHWIVVAGTAKVTISDEVKLLGENESIYIPLGATHCLENPGKIPLDLIEVRSGSYLEEDDVVRFADRYGRL; this is translated from the coding sequence ATGAGTCAATCACAATTATTCCCGGTAGTAATGGCCGGAGGCTCCGGCAGCCGTTTGTGGCCGCTGTCCCGGGTACTCTATCCCAAGCAGTTTTTGTGCCTGAAGGGCGATCTGACCATGCTGCAGGCGACGGTGAACCGCCTGAACGGCGTGGAGTGCGAAAGCCCGGTGGTTATCTGCAACGAGCAGCACCGCTTTATCGTCGCCGAACAGCTGCGCAAGCTCAATAAGCTGACCGAGAACATCATCCTGGAGCCCGCCGGGCGCAATACCGCACCGGCCATTGCCCTGGCGGCGCTGGCGGCGAAGCGCCGCAGCCCGGACAGCGACCCGCTGATGCTGGTGCTGGCGGCGGATCACGTCATTCAGGACGAGGCGGCGTTTCGCCGCGCGGTGCGCGAGGCGGTTGCCTTCGCTGAGAGCGGCAAGCTGGTGACCTTCGGCATCGTACCGGACCTGCCGGAGACCGGCTATGGCTATATCCGCCGCGGCCAGGCGTGCCCCGGAGAAAACGACGCGCTGGCCTTTGAGGTGGCGCAGTTTGTCGAAAAACCGAATCTGGAAACGGCGCAGGGCTATGTCTCCAGCGGCGAATATTACTGGAACAGCGGGATGTTCCTGTTCCGCGCCGGTCGCTATCTGGAAGAGCTGAACAAGTTCCGCCCGGACATTTTCTCCGCCTGCCAGCAGGCGATGAGCGTGGTCGATCCGGACCTGGATTTTATCCGCGTGGACGAGGCGGCGTTTCTCGCCTGTCCGGAGGAGTCGGTGGACTATGCGGTGATGGAGCGCACCGCCGATGCGGTAATGGTGCCGATGGACGCGGGCTGGAGCGATGTCGGCTCCTGGTCGTCGCTGTGGGAAATCAGCAACCATACGGCGGAAGGCAATGTGCACCACGGCGATGTCATAAGCCACAAAAGCGAAAACAGCTATGTGTACGCCGAGTCGGGGCTGGTGACCACCGTTGGGGTGAAAGATCTGGTGGTGGTGCAGACCAAAGACGCGGTGCTGATTGCCGACCGGCATGCGGTGCAGGATGTCAAAAAAGTGGTGGAGCGCATCAAAGCCGACGGCCGCCATGAGCATCACGTTCATCGTGAAGTGTACCGGCCGTGGGGGAAATATGACTCCATCGATTCCGGCGAACGCTACCAGGTTAAACGCATCACCGTGAAGCCGGGGGAAGGGCTTTCGCTGCAGATGCACCATCACCGCGCCGAGCACTGGATCGTGGTTGCCGGTACCGCCAAAGTCACCATCAGCGATGAGGTGAAGCTGCTGGGGGAGAATGAGTCGATTTACATTCCGCTTGGCGCGACGCACTGCCTGGAGAACCCCGGCAAAATCCCGCTCGACCTGATCGAAGTCCGTTCCGGGTCGTATCTCGAAGAAGACGACGTTGTGCGTTTTGCGGACCGCTACGGCCGCCTTTAG
- the cpsG gene encoding phosphomannomutase CpsG, whose amino-acid sequence MEKLTCFKAYDIRGKLGVELNEDIARRIGRAYAALLKPQTVVLGGDVRLTSDALKAALADGLRDGGVDVLDLGMCGTEEIYFATFHLGVDGGIEVTASHNPMDYNGMKLVRKGARPISGDTGLRDIQRLAEANDFPPVDNAARGSYRTLALRDAYIDHLLGYISLGNLKPLKLVINAGNGAAGPVVDALEARFKAHRVPVTLVKVHNAPDGTFPNGIPNPLLPERRDDTRNAVIEHGADMGIAFDGDFDRCFLFDETGQFIEGYYIVGLLAEAFLEKQPGERIIHDPRLSWNTVDVVRRAGGTPVMSKTGHAFIKERMREEDAVYGGEMSAHHYFRDFAYCDSGMIPWLLVAELLCLKGKTLGELVRDRMAAFPASGEINSTLAEPARAIARVEQHFAPHALDVDRTDGISLSWDDWRFNLRSSNTEPVVRLNVESRGDVPLMEARTQDILALLNRAD is encoded by the coding sequence GTGGAAAAATTAACCTGTTTTAAAGCCTATGACATCCGCGGCAAGCTCGGGGTTGAGCTGAATGAAGACATCGCCCGGCGAATCGGGCGCGCTTACGCCGCATTGCTGAAGCCGCAAACCGTGGTGCTGGGCGGCGACGTTCGCCTGACCAGCGATGCGCTGAAGGCGGCGCTGGCGGACGGGCTGCGCGACGGCGGCGTCGACGTGCTGGATCTCGGCATGTGCGGCACCGAGGAAATCTACTTCGCGACCTTCCACCTCGGCGTGGACGGCGGTATCGAGGTTACGGCCAGCCACAACCCGATGGATTATAACGGCATGAAGCTGGTGCGTAAGGGGGCGCGGCCGATCAGCGGCGATACCGGGCTGCGGGATATCCAGCGCCTGGCGGAAGCCAACGACTTCCCGCCGGTGGATAACGCGGCGCGCGGCAGCTACCGGACGCTGGCGCTGCGCGACGCCTATATCGACCATCTGCTGGGCTATATCAGCCTCGGCAACCTGAAGCCGCTGAAGCTGGTGATTAACGCCGGTAACGGCGCCGCCGGTCCGGTGGTGGACGCGCTGGAGGCGCGCTTTAAGGCGCACCGCGTGCCGGTAACCCTCGTGAAGGTGCACAACGCGCCGGACGGCACTTTCCCCAACGGCATTCCTAACCCGCTGCTGCCGGAGCGTCGCGACGATACCCGCAACGCGGTTATCGAACACGGCGCCGATATGGGCATCGCCTTTGACGGCGATTTTGACCGCTGTTTTCTGTTTGACGAAACCGGACAGTTTATCGAGGGGTATTACATCGTCGGCCTGCTGGCCGAGGCCTTCCTCGAAAAGCAGCCCGGCGAGCGCATTATTCACGACCCGCGTCTGTCATGGAACACCGTCGACGTCGTGCGGCGCGCGGGCGGAACGCCGGTGATGTCGAAGACCGGACATGCGTTTATCAAAGAGCGCATGCGCGAGGAAGATGCCGTCTACGGCGGGGAAATGAGCGCGCATCACTATTTCCGCGATTTTGCCTACTGCGACAGCGGCATGATCCCGTGGCTGCTGGTGGCGGAGCTGCTGTGCCTGAAGGGGAAAACTCTCGGCGAGCTGGTTCGCGACCGGATGGCGGCGTTTCCGGCGAGCGGTGAAATCAACAGCACGCTGGCGGAACCGGCGCGGGCGATTGCCCGTGTGGAACAGCACTTCGCGCCGCACGCGCTCGACGTCGATCGCACCGACGGCATCAGCCTCTCCTGGGACGACTGGCGTTTTAACCTGCGTTCTTCCAATACCGAACCGGTGGTGCGCCTCAACGTTGAGTCGCGCGGCGATGTGCCGCTGATGGAAGCCCGAACACAGGACATCCTGGCGCTGCTCAACCGGGCGGATTGA
- the wcaJ gene encoding undecaprenyl-phosphate glucose phosphotransferase translates to MTTLTTRERAKTNASLISMVQRFSDITIMFGGLWVVCKGAELPFLYLHLLMALLTLVVFQMIGGMTDFYRSWRGVRINTELLLLLQNWTLALIFSAGLLAFNDDFNNSATVWLAWYALSTCGMVGCRIFIRSTAGWLRNRGYNTRRVAVAGNLPAGQMLLESFRNQPWLGYEVVGVYHDTPGAKAVGDYQQLIDDARAGKIHNVYIALSMKEEACIRTLVRELADTTCSVILIPDVFTFNILHSRIDEVNGVPVVPLYDTPLSGINRVIKRLEDIVLSSFILLLISPVLVCIALAVRLTSPGPVIFRQTRYGMDGKPIMVWKFRSMRVMENDRVVTQATQNDPRVTRVGSFLRRTSLDELPQFINVLTGGMSIVGPRPHAVAHNEQYRQLIEGYMLRHKVKPGITGWAQINGWRGETDTLEKMEKRVEFDLEYIREWSLWFDIRIVFLTIFKGFVNKAAY, encoded by the coding sequence ATGACGACTCTGACAACGCGCGAACGAGCCAAAACGAACGCATCGTTAATCTCCATGGTGCAGCGATTTTCCGACATTACCATTATGTTCGGTGGGCTGTGGGTGGTCTGCAAGGGCGCTGAGTTACCGTTCTTATACCTGCATCTGCTGATGGCCCTGCTGACGCTGGTGGTCTTTCAGATGATTGGCGGGATGACGGATTTTTACCGCTCCTGGCGCGGTGTGCGCATTAATACCGAACTGCTTTTGCTGCTGCAGAACTGGACCCTGGCGCTGATTTTCAGCGCCGGGCTGCTGGCGTTTAACGACGATTTTAACAACAGCGCGACGGTGTGGCTTGCCTGGTATGCCCTCAGCACCTGCGGGATGGTGGGATGCCGCATCTTTATCCGCTCTACCGCCGGCTGGCTGCGTAACCGCGGCTACAACACCCGCCGCGTCGCCGTCGCCGGAAATTTGCCCGCCGGGCAGATGCTGCTGGAAAGCTTTCGTAACCAGCCGTGGCTAGGCTATGAGGTGGTGGGGGTTTATCACGATACCCCGGGCGCGAAGGCGGTGGGCGATTATCAGCAGCTTATCGATGACGCCCGGGCGGGGAAAATCCATAACGTGTATATCGCGCTGTCGATGAAGGAGGAAGCCTGCATCAGAACGCTGGTCCGCGAGCTGGCGGATACCACCTGCTCGGTCATTCTTATCCCGGATGTCTTCACCTTCAACATTCTCCACTCCCGCATCGATGAGGTAAACGGCGTACCGGTGGTGCCGCTGTACGACACGCCGCTGTCGGGGATCAACCGGGTGATCAAGCGCCTCGAAGATATCGTGCTGTCGTCGTTCATTCTGCTGCTGATCTCGCCGGTGCTGGTCTGTATCGCGCTGGCGGTCAGGCTCACGTCGCCCGGACCGGTTATTTTCCGCCAGACCCGCTACGGCATGGACGGTAAACCGATCATGGTGTGGAAGTTTCGCTCGATGCGGGTGATGGAAAACGACAGGGTGGTGACGCAGGCGACGCAAAACGACCCGCGCGTTACCCGGGTCGGCAGCTTCCTGCGCCGCACCTCTCTTGACGAGCTGCCGCAGTTTATCAACGTGCTGACCGGCGGGATGTCTATCGTCGGACCGCGTCCGCACGCGGTGGCGCACAACGAGCAGTACCGGCAGCTGATCGAAGGCTACATGCTGCGCCATAAGGTGAAGCCGGGCATTACCGGCTGGGCGCAGATCAACGGCTGGCGCGGCGAGACCGACACCCTGGAGAAAATGGAAAAACGCGTCGAGTTTGACCTCGAGTACATCCGCGAGTGGAGCCTGTGGTTCGATATCCGCATTGTTTTCCTGACGATTTTCAAAGGCTTTGTCAACAAAGCGGCGTACTGA
- a CDS encoding MOP flippase family protein: protein MSLREKTISGAKWSAMATLVIISLGLAQMTVLARIIDNHQFGLLTVSLTIIALADTLSDFGIANSIIQRKDIGQLELTTLYWLNVGLGVAVFAAVFLLSDAAAAALHNPDLAPLMRALAFAFVVIPHGQQFRALMQKELEFNRIGMIETSAVLAGFTFTVVSAHFWPVAMTAILGYLVNSAVRTLLFGWFGRKIYRPGFSFSLHSVLANLRFGAWLTADSIINYVNTNLSTLVLARILGASVAGGYNLAYNVAVVPPMKLNPIITRVLFPAFARIQDDTQKLRANFYKLLSVVGIINFPLLLGLMVVSDNVVPLVFGEKWRSIIPVLKLLCVVGLLRAVGNPIGSLLMAKARVDISFKFNVFKTCLFIPAIIVGGQQGGAIGVTLGFLLVQIINTILSYFVMIKPVLGSSYREYILSLWLPLYLSLPTLAVSQALGMALRGYLPLGALLAAQIAAGALAFALTIVLSRHPLVVEIKCQLCRSEKMKTLLRAG, encoded by the coding sequence ATGAGCCTGAGAGAAAAAACCATCAGCGGCGCGAAGTGGTCCGCTATGGCGACGCTTGTCATCATCAGCCTGGGGCTGGCGCAGATGACGGTGCTGGCCCGCATTATCGACAATCACCAGTTCGGCCTGCTGACCGTCTCGCTGACGATCATCGCGCTGGCGGATACGCTATCTGATTTTGGCATCGCCAATTCGATTATCCAGCGTAAAGACATCGGCCAGCTGGAGCTTACCACGCTCTACTGGCTGAACGTGGGGCTGGGCGTGGCGGTGTTCGCGGCGGTATTTTTGCTGAGCGATGCTGCCGCCGCGGCGCTGCATAACCCGGATCTGGCGCCGCTGATGCGCGCCCTCGCGTTTGCCTTTGTGGTTATCCCGCACGGCCAGCAGTTTCGCGCGTTGATGCAAAAAGAGCTCGAATTCAACAGGATTGGCATGATTGAGACCTCCGCGGTGCTGGCGGGGTTTACCTTCACCGTGGTCAGCGCCCATTTCTGGCCGGTGGCGATGACGGCGATCCTCGGTTATCTGGTCAACAGCGCCGTCCGTACGCTGCTGTTCGGCTGGTTTGGCCGCAAGATTTATCGTCCGGGATTCTCGTTTTCGCTGCACTCGGTCTTAGCGAACCTGCGCTTTGGCGCGTGGCTGACGGCGGACAGCATCATTAACTACGTTAATACCAACCTGTCCACGCTGGTGCTGGCGCGGATCCTCGGCGCCAGCGTCGCCGGGGGCTATAACCTGGCCTATAACGTGGCGGTGGTGCCGCCGATGAAGCTCAACCCGATCATCACCCGCGTGCTGTTCCCGGCGTTTGCCCGCATCCAGGACGATACGCAGAAGCTGCGGGCGAATTTTTACAAGCTGCTGTCGGTGGTCGGCATTATCAATTTCCCGCTGCTGCTGGGGCTGATGGTGGTGAGCGATAACGTGGTGCCGCTGGTGTTTGGCGAAAAATGGCGCAGCATCATCCCCGTGCTGAAGCTGCTGTGCGTGGTCGGACTGCTGCGCGCCGTCGGCAACCCGATTGGTTCGCTGCTGATGGCGAAAGCCCGCGTCGATATCAGCTTTAAATTCAACGTCTTCAAAACCTGCCTGTTTATTCCGGCGATTATCGTCGGCGGCCAGCAGGGCGGGGCCATCGGCGTGACGCTCGGCTTCCTGCTGGTGCAGATAATCAACACCATCCTGAGCTACTTCGTGATGATAAAGCCGGTGCTCGGCTCCAGCTACCGTGAATACATTCTGAGCCTGTGGCTGCCGCTTTACCTGTCGCTGCCGACCCTCGCGGTCAGCCAGGCGCTGGGAATGGCGCTGAGAGGCTATCTGCCGCTCGGCGCGCTGCTGGCGGCGCAGATTGCCGCCGGCGCGCTGGCGTTCGCGCTGACGATAGTGCTGTCGCGCCACCCGCTGGTGGTGGAGATAAAGTGCCAGCTGTGCCGCAGCGAGAAGATGAAAACGCTATTGCGGGCAGGCTAG
- the wcaK gene encoding colanic acid biosynthesis pyruvyl transferase WcaK has product MKLLILGNHTCGNRGDSAILRGLLDAIHTLEPDADVDVMSRYPVSSSWLLNRPVMGDPLYAQMKRHNTAAGVMGRVKKALRRRYQHQVLLSRVTDTGKLRNIAIAQGFTDFVRLLSRYDAIIQVGGSFFVDLYGVPQFEHALCAFMAKKPLYMIGHSVGPFQEPQFNQLANYVFGQCEALILRESVSLNLMQRSDITTRRVEQGVDTAWLVDHHDGDFVASYAVNHWLQQIAKRKSVAITLRELAPFDKRLGTTQQAYEQAFAEVVNRIIAAGYQAIVLSTCTGIDSYNKDDRMVALSLRQYLNDPAQYHVVMDELNDLEMGKILGACCLTVGTRLHSAIISMNFGTPAIAINYEHKSAGIMQQLGMPEMAIDIHHLLDGSLSDMVTDTLGQLPAINDRLRAAVKAERENGMQMVSSVLRRVGEGQ; this is encoded by the coding sequence ATGAAATTATTGATTCTTGGCAACCATACCTGCGGAAACCGCGGCGACAGCGCCATTTTGCGCGGCCTGCTGGATGCCATTCATACGCTTGAGCCGGACGCCGACGTCGACGTCATGAGCCGCTATCCGGTGAGCTCCTCCTGGCTGTTGAACCGCCCGGTGATGGGCGACCCGCTGTATGCGCAGATGAAGCGGCACAATACCGCCGCGGGCGTGATGGGGCGCGTGAAGAAGGCGCTGCGCCGCCGCTATCAGCACCAGGTGCTGCTGTCGCGGGTGACCGACACCGGCAAGCTGCGCAATATCGCCATCGCCCAGGGGTTTACCGATTTTGTTCGTCTGCTCAGCCGCTACGACGCCATTATCCAGGTCGGCGGTTCGTTCTTTGTCGATCTCTACGGCGTGCCGCAGTTTGAGCATGCCCTGTGCGCGTTTATGGCGAAAAAACCGCTGTACATGATTGGCCATAGCGTCGGACCGTTCCAGGAGCCGCAGTTTAACCAGCTGGCGAACTATGTGTTTGGCCAGTGCGAGGCGCTGATTTTGCGCGAATCGGTCAGCCTGAACCTGATGCAGCGCAGCGACATTACCACCCGGCGGGTTGAGCAGGGGGTGGATACGGCCTGGCTTGTCGACCACCACGACGGTGATTTTGTCGCCAGCTATGCGGTGAACCACTGGCTGCAGCAGATTGCGAAGCGCAAAAGCGTGGCGATCACCCTGCGCGAGCTGGCGCCGTTTGATAAGCGGTTGGGTACGACGCAGCAGGCCTACGAGCAGGCGTTCGCGGAGGTTGTGAACCGGATTATTGCGGCGGGCTACCAGGCGATAGTCCTGTCAACCTGCACCGGCATCGACAGCTATAACAAAGATGACCGCATGGTGGCGCTCAGCCTGCGCCAGTACCTGAACGACCCGGCGCAGTATCACGTGGTGATGGATGAGCTTAACGATCTGGAGATGGGCAAAATTCTTGGCGCCTGCTGCCTGACGGTCGGCACGCGTCTGCATTCGGCTATTATCTCGATGAACTTCGGCACGCCGGCCATCGCCATTAACTATGAGCACAAGTCCGCCGGGATTATGCAGCAGCTCGGCATGCCGGAGATGGCGATCGACATTCACCATCTGCTGGATGGCAGCCTGAGCGACATGGTGACGGATACGCTGGGGCAGCTGCCGGCGATTAACGACCGCCTGCGCGCTGCGGTGAAGGCCGAGCGAGAAAATGGTATGCAGATGGTAAGTTCGGTGCTGCGCCGGGTCGGGGAGGGGCAATGA
- the wcaL gene encoding colanic acid biosynthesis glycosyltransferase WcaL, giving the protein MKVGFFLLKFPLASETFVLNQIVAFIEMGHEVEIVALQKGDLTHTHEAFTRYALAEKTRWLQDEPAGKAAKLRRRAFATLRGLGRRSTWRALSISRYGDEARNLILSSICASLGAPLTADVFIAHFGPAGVTAAKLRELGAVRGKLATVFHGIDISSRDVLRRYTAEYQQLFRRGDMMLPISDLWAARLRAMGCPESKVAVSRMGVNMDNFAQRPLRAPGETLQIISVARLTEKKGLHVAIDACRQLKAQGVRFHYRILGLGPWERRLRTLIEQYQLEEVVEMPGFRPSHEVKAMLEAADVFLLPSITGADGDMEGIPVALMEAMAVGIPVVSTRHSGIPELIDSGVSGWLVAESDAAALARQLSELSTADVSGLGPVVQRAREKVEAEFNQQVINRRLACLLQAL; this is encoded by the coding sequence ATGAAGGTCGGCTTCTTTCTGCTGAAATTCCCTCTCGCCTCGGAAACCTTCGTGCTGAACCAGATTGTGGCGTTTATCGAGATGGGGCACGAGGTGGAGATTGTCGCCCTGCAAAAAGGCGATTTGACCCATACCCATGAGGCTTTTACCCGCTATGCTCTGGCAGAGAAAACGCGCTGGCTGCAGGATGAGCCTGCCGGAAAAGCGGCAAAACTGCGTCGGCGGGCGTTTGCGACGCTCCGGGGGCTTGGGCGGCGATCCACCTGGCGGGCGCTGAGCATCAGCCGTTACGGCGATGAGGCCCGCAACCTGATCCTGTCGTCGATTTGCGCCAGCCTCGGCGCGCCGCTGACGGCCGACGTGTTTATCGCCCACTTTGGCCCGGCCGGGGTGACGGCCGCCAAACTGCGCGAGCTTGGCGCGGTCCGCGGCAAACTCGCCACGGTTTTTCATGGGATTGATATCTCAAGCCGCGATGTGCTGCGCCGCTATACCGCGGAGTACCAGCAGCTGTTTCGTCGCGGCGACATGATGCTGCCCATCAGCGACCTGTGGGCGGCGCGACTGCGCGCTATGGGCTGCCCGGAGAGCAAAGTGGCGGTTTCCCGGATGGGCGTGAATATGGATAACTTCGCGCAGCGCCCGTTGAGGGCGCCGGGCGAGACGCTGCAGATTATCTCCGTCGCGCGCCTGACGGAGAAAAAGGGGCTGCACGTGGCGATCGACGCCTGTCGGCAGCTGAAGGCGCAGGGCGTACGGTTTCACTACCGCATTCTGGGGCTGGGACCGTGGGAGCGGCGCTTACGTACGCTTATCGAACAGTACCAGTTGGAAGAGGTGGTGGAGATGCCGGGATTCCGGCCGAGCCACGAAGTGAAGGCGATGCTGGAGGCGGCGGACGTGTTCCTGCTACCGTCGATAACCGGGGCCGATGGCGATATGGAGGGGATCCCGGTGGCGCTGATGGAGGCGATGGCGGTGGGGATCCCGGTGGTTTCCACCCGACACAGCGGTATTCCGGAGCTTATCGACTCCGGCGTGTCCGGCTGGCTGGTGGCAGAGAGCGACGCCGCCGCGCTTGCCCGTCAGCTTAGCGAACTCAGCACCGCCGACGTTTCCGGGCTGGGGCCTGTCGTGCAGCGCGCGCGGGAAAAAGTGGAGGCGGAGTTTAACCAGCAGGTGATTAACCGGCGGCTGGCCTGCCTGCTGCAGGCGCTGTAA